In Mycoplasma sp. OR1901, the following are encoded in one genomic region:
- a CDS encoding DAK2 domain-containing protein codes for MSKKSINLTGYEFAQAVISGATALQNAKNQIDAMNVFPVPDGDTGTNMSSTAYAAIELLSSYDENVDIATVTKELAHSMLFAARGNSGVILSQIFKGFAEACKNKQSLNLDSLLKAFRSATESAYKSVFKPVEGTMLTVIRETTEDLEREFYRFDSSKVTLIEFWSKLLKFMRESCDETPNKLKTLREVGVTDSGGEGLFKIFWGINEYFNGRVVKLEENENVNVFLSSEEVYNGEFGYCTEVLVDLDEPKKFDKEAFTKKLEIIANSLVVVNDENILKVHGHTIKPGDMLNFIQELGEFIKIKSENMTLQANGSRENAKVVKNNLENSKRSLCGIVSCNLGAGIIQRMKDFGADFVVESGQTQNPSAQDLINAINTVNADTVFILPNNSNVILVAQQAAQVVRDKNIIVIPTKTQVQGLSAILNFNPETDAEDNKELMEESIEQVSTGEITKAVRNTKINGIKVKVDDYLTILNGKIVNSNKDITSSLRDLVSRMIQEDSELVSIYYGEEGNINEANDLSNYIESNYEVEVQIIDGSQPNYPYLIGVE; via the coding sequence ATGAGTAAGAAATCAATTAATTTAACTGGTTACGAGTTTGCACAAGCGGTTATTTCAGGTGCAACAGCATTACAAAATGCAAAAAATCAAATTGACGCAATGAATGTTTTCCCTGTTCCGGATGGTGATACAGGTACAAACATGTCTTCAACAGCTTATGCTGCTATTGAACTTTTATCTTCTTATGATGAAAATGTTGATATAGCAACAGTTACTAAAGAATTAGCACATAGCATGCTTTTTGCGGCAAGAGGAAACTCAGGAGTTATACTTAGTCAAATTTTTAAAGGTTTTGCCGAAGCTTGTAAAAACAAGCAATCTTTAAATTTAGATTCATTATTAAAAGCATTTAGAAGTGCAACAGAATCTGCATATAAATCTGTATTTAAACCTGTTGAAGGTACAATGCTAACAGTAATTAGAGAAACTACTGAAGATTTAGAAAGAGAATTTTATCGTTTTGATAGTAGTAAGGTTACTTTAATTGAATTTTGATCAAAACTTTTAAAGTTTATGCGTGAAAGTTGTGATGAAACTCCAAATAAACTTAAAACCTTACGTGAAGTTGGTGTTACCGATAGTGGTGGTGAAGGTTTATTTAAAATATTCTGAGGTATAAACGAATATTTTAATGGTAGAGTTGTTAAATTAGAAGAAAACGAAAATGTCAATGTATTTTTAAGTAGTGAAGAAGTTTATAATGGTGAATTTGGTTACTGTACTGAAGTTTTAGTTGATTTAGATGAACCTAAAAAATTCGATAAGGAAGCCTTCACTAAGAAACTTGAAATTATTGCTAACTCTTTAGTCGTTGTAAATGATGAAAATATTTTAAAGGTTCACGGTCACACTATCAAACCTGGTGATATGCTTAATTTCATTCAAGAACTTGGTGAGTTCATTAAAATTAAATCTGAAAATATGACTTTACAAGCAAATGGTTCTAGAGAAAATGCAAAAGTTGTAAAAAATAATTTAGAAAATTCTAAAAGAAGTTTATGCGGTATAGTTTCATGTAATCTAGGTGCCGGAATTATTCAACGCATGAAAGATTTTGGTGCTGATTTTGTTGTAGAATCAGGTCAAACACAAAATCCTTCAGCTCAAGATTTAATCAATGCTATTAATACAGTTAATGCTGATACAGTTTTTATTTTACCTAACAATTCAAATGTTATTCTAGTTGCACAACAAGCTGCGCAAGTTGTTCGTGATAAAAATATTATTGTTATACCAACTAAAACACAAGTTCAAGGTTTGAGTGCAATTTTAAACTTTAATCCAGAAACAGATGCCGAAGATAATAAAGAATTAATGGAAGAATCAATCGAACAAGTTTCAACAGGTGAAATAACTAAAGCTGTAAGAAACACAAAAATAAACGGCATAAAAGTTAAAGTAGATGATTATTTAACAATCTTAAACGGTAAAATTGTTAATTCAAACAAAGATATTACTAGTTCATTAAGAGATTTAGTTTCAAGAATGATTCAAGAAGATAGTGAACTTGTAAGTATTTACTATGGAGAAGAAGGAAATATAAATGAGGCTAATGATTTAAGCAATTATATTGAATCTAACTATGAAGTAGAAGTTCAAATAATTGATGGAAGTCAACCTAATTATCCTTACTTAATAGGAGTTGAATAA
- the recO gene encoding DNA repair protein RecO, which produces MAVSIKFGIVLEVKQIEENGFIVSFFTRRGMLRLFAQGLNKIESKNRANLIPGSIVEIEYFASRLKDKVGRLKKATITHFFDITNKKKNAAFLRIKKIFLNFNFPNHLFDSYKDYFDKFDIENSEKFVTFIYVQSTVYFGIVPVFNKCRICGSRKNLIDFQASEGGFICNKHGHIYIKTNLELNAYWSLFHNFEKYLQIADYNLDRKIRSEFYILIKESGHII; this is translated from the coding sequence ATGGCTGTTAGTATTAAATTTGGGATAGTTTTGGAAGTTAAACAGATTGAAGAAAACGGCTTCATTGTTAGTTTCTTCACAAGAAGAGGAATGTTAAGACTTTTTGCACAAGGTTTAAATAAAATAGAGTCTAAAAATAGAGCTAATTTAATACCCGGTTCAATAGTGGAAATTGAATATTTTGCAAGTAGATTAAAAGATAAAGTTGGACGGCTAAAGAAGGCTACAATTACCCATTTTTTTGATATTACTAATAAGAAGAAAAATGCAGCTTTTTTAAGAATAAAAAAAATATTTTTAAACTTTAATTTTCCTAATCATTTATTCGATTCTTACAAGGATTATTTTGATAAATTTGACATAGAAAATTCTGAAAAATTTGTTACTTTTATTTACGTTCAAAGCACTGTATATTTCGGTATTGTTCCTGTTTTTAATAAATGTAGAATATGTGGTTCAAGAAAAAATTTGATTGATTTTCAAGCATCAGAAGGCGGATTTATTTGCAATAAACATGGCCATATTTATATAAAAACTAATTTAGAATTAAACGCTTATTGATCTTTATTTCATAACTTTGAAAAATATTTACAAATTGCAGATTATAACTTAGATAGAAAAATACGTTCCGAATTTTATATCTTAATTAAAGAATCAGGACATATAATTTAA
- a CDS encoding DUF402 domain-containing protein has product MKWDFSKIQIGQMVNIQAYKHNGRLYRQWSNAKIIFHNKRHIVLSLKGTRVIETSKNYKGWKYKEDAIWFFPKDSLYNTIVLIKKKLGYSYYTNLASRPIFEDNTLKFIDYDLDVKSYPNRDLQIVDKEEFKENSKLYNYPDQLKKDIYKELTEIINLYNKDEYFFNEGIIAYYLELMLKDKLIDLKTYNIYTKRYKNSYSEETDMFKKLNKYLKYK; this is encoded by the coding sequence ATGAAATGAGATTTTAGTAAAATACAAATTGGACAAATGGTTAACATTCAAGCTTACAAACACAATGGTAGATTATATCGCCAGTGATCTAATGCTAAAATTATCTTTCATAATAAAAGGCATATTGTTTTATCACTAAAAGGTACAAGAGTTATTGAAACATCTAAAAACTATAAAGGTTGAAAATACAAAGAAGATGCAATTTGATTTTTCCCAAAAGATAGTTTATATAATACAATTGTTTTAATTAAGAAAAAATTAGGATATTCATACTATACTAATTTAGCATCTAGACCAATTTTTGAAGATAATACACTTAAATTTATTGACTATGATTTAGATGTTAAAAGTTACCCTAATAGAGATTTACAAATTGTTGATAAAGAAGAGTTTAAAGAAAACTCTAAATTATATAATTATCCTGATCAACTTAAAAAAGACATTTATAAAGAATTAACTGAAATTATTAACTTATATAATAAAGATGAATATTTCTTCAACGAAGGCATTATTGCTTATTATTTAGAATTAATGTTAAAAGACAAGTTAATTGATTTAAAAACATATAATATATATACAAAAAGATATAAAAACAGTTATAGCGAAGAAACTGATATGTTCAAAAAATTGAATAAATACTTAAAATATAAATAA
- a CDS encoding MYPU_1760 family metalloprotease, which translates to MKKKLSLIKKIAISSLIISPIPFTVSCGVLDFLLDNEKSDKTTKTETGIVIKNDGTSNTFDGSNGFDQAPKNNNKPVENSNNNNTDSNPSDNKENNTNVENENNKTPEITDNNEGHGNSFTEFENDKNNERSVISGLLDINLFPILKNETSYSTSLNEDQVYENLVALNATSVNSLDEIHEKQTKDGRFYYEYQDPYTKIFFRDFSYYSVKDEHRYLLGKSGLVKLAQEFKRKIPFGTEVFDLHGININDFKTIGKNANGLYIPSTKTIYINGSIYSEQSFTEYQRIGGIMPTIFHEYIHHWATTYAESGLESDPEANVSTTEEEIQDKRRINIYYNPNSTTKENHTHGSKQYWNAFFTNKFFNLLNYDVNKYGFIDYQSLSLFGGPDLAFRSDLTFMYRKLSANDLWMISNSKNGPEHLKNPENYFDLAYSPSESFKLDYSKIKYYYSLTELLPREYLKYAYESYFNMNDVNEAYENRETSKSSIGWFGIHSYKMENGEKTLIFSPSANADDWSKVFLNNFDSFRRQYMFQDGNIDPNTGEPRMSAYMYPTSVFDISHFKYTDESGINYNSRKVIKKLPENKTRNRSEDFYKLFLKTMGYGKTISQIYFDNDFEWVSDSGVSIDDQKAKTIKFSGFLDNKNVTGIVLKDSKNQIYDTLKIEYYDLFNFFGHKDFDQGATLVDPKTEKNSQDRETQIANRLYPENKNYYQYITKDFVKIKDNSLIYLWTDLNKNGIVEDNELNSDQITLPEQRWVSTQRSSIANTKLPKYKIIKDENNNTKIEEYI; encoded by the coding sequence ATGAAAAAGAAGTTATCACTAATCAAAAAAATAGCCATTAGTTCTCTAATAATTTCGCCAATTCCATTTACTGTTAGTTGTGGTGTTTTGGACTTTTTATTAGATAATGAAAAAAGCGATAAAACTACAAAAACTGAAACTGGTATAGTGATAAAAAACGACGGAACTTCAAATACTTTTGATGGAAGTAATGGATTTGATCAAGCTCCTAAAAATAATAATAAACCTGTAGAAAATTCAAACAATAATAATACTGATTCTAATCCTTCTGATAACAAAGAAAACAACACTAATGTTGAAAATGAAAATAATAAAACACCTGAAATAACAGATAATAATGAAGGTCATGGAAATTCATTCACAGAGTTTGAAAATGACAAAAATAATGAGAGATCAGTAATAAGCGGTCTTTTAGATATTAATTTATTCCCGATTTTAAAAAATGAAACTTCGTATAGCACTTCATTAAATGAAGATCAAGTTTATGAAAATTTAGTTGCATTAAACGCAACTTCAGTCAATAGTCTAGATGAAATACATGAGAAACAAACTAAGGATGGACGTTTTTACTATGAATATCAAGATCCATACACAAAAATATTTTTTAGGGATTTTTCATATTATTCAGTTAAAGATGAGCATAGATATTTATTAGGTAAAAGCGGATTAGTTAAATTAGCACAAGAATTTAAACGTAAAATACCTTTTGGTACTGAAGTTTTTGACTTACATGGAATCAATATAAATGACTTTAAAACTATTGGTAAAAATGCTAATGGACTTTATATTCCTTCAACAAAAACTATTTATATAAATGGTTCAATTTATAGCGAACAGTCATTCACTGAGTACCAAAGAATTGGCGGAATAATGCCAACAATTTTCCACGAATATATTCATCATTGAGCTACAACTTATGCAGAAAGCGGATTAGAAAGCGATCCCGAAGCTAACGTTTCAACCACAGAAGAAGAAATTCAAGATAAAAGAAGAATTAATATTTATTATAATCCTAATTCAACTACAAAAGAAAATCATACACATGGTTCAAAACAATATTGAAATGCATTTTTTACAAATAAGTTTTTCAATTTATTAAACTATGATGTAAATAAATATGGATTTATCGATTACCAGAGTTTATCTTTATTTGGTGGACCTGATTTAGCATTCAGAAGTGATTTAACTTTCATGTATAGAAAGTTATCGGCAAATGATTTATGAATGATTTCTAATTCTAAAAACGGACCTGAACATTTAAAAAATCCAGAAAATTATTTTGACTTAGCTTATTCTCCAAGTGAATCATTCAAATTAGATTATTCTAAAATTAAATATTATTATTCATTAACTGAATTATTACCAAGAGAATATTTAAAATATGCTTATGAGTCATATTTTAATATGAATGATGTTAACGAAGCTTATGAAAATAGAGAAACAAGTAAATCAAGTATAGGATGATTCGGAATACACTCATATAAAATGGAAAACGGCGAAAAAACATTAATTTTTTCACCATCAGCAAATGCTGATGATTGAAGTAAGGTCTTTTTAAATAATTTTGATTCATTTAGAAGACAGTATATGTTCCAAGATGGTAACATTGACCCTAATACAGGTGAACCAAGAATGAGTGCTTATATGTATCCAACATCTGTTTTTGATATTTCTCATTTTAAATATACAGATGAATCTGGTATTAATTATAATAGTAGAAAAGTTATTAAGAAACTACCAGAAAATAAAACAAGAAATAGATCAGAAGATTTTTATAAATTATTTTTAAAAACAATGGGTTATGGTAAAACTATTTCTCAAATTTACTTTGATAACGACTTTGAATGAGTTAGTGATTCTGGTGTTTCAATAGATGATCAAAAAGCTAAGACAATTAAGTTTTCAGGATTTTTAGATAATAAGAACGTTACAGGAATCGTTCTTAAAGATTCTAAAAATCAGATATACGACACTTTAAAGATCGAATATTATGACTTATTTAACTTTTTCGGTCATAAAGATTTTGATCAAGGTGCAACCTTAGTTGATCCTAAAACCGAAAAAAATTCACAAGATAGAGAAACTCAAATTGCTAATCGTTTATATCCTGAAAATAAAAATTATTATCAATATATAACAAAAGACTTTGTTAAAATTAAGGATAATTCTTTAATTTATTTATGAACTGACTTAAATAAAAACGGTATTGTTGAAGATAATGAATTAAATAGCGACCAAATAACATTACCAGAACAAAGATGAGTTTCTACACAAAGATCAAGTATTGCAAATACAAAATTACCTAAATACAAAATTATAAAAGATGAAAATAACAACACAAAGATAGAGGAATATATTTAA
- a CDS encoding class I SAM-dependent methyltransferase, producing MNFKDNNKSVFENDQTVVRYAKSNSSIGLWKSEEHILSKYFINKDFKLLDVGCGTGRTTFALVEKGYNDIIGVDISKNMIDTAKYLSENYETKPIFEVADASNLRYEDNTFHYALFSFNGWPGIPNESSRIKSLNEIYRVLKPEGIFIFSTILRNDENYIKPSSDVIQKCTEFNIEKYGDHIFLNEDNLCDFMHLYTYDELIEILHQTNFKIIEIIDRDKNFIESFKVKEFANNTHFIILKK from the coding sequence ATGAATTTTAAAGATAATAATAAAAGTGTATTTGAGAATGATCAAACAGTAGTTAGGTATGCAAAATCAAATTCATCAATTGGTTTATGAAAATCCGAAGAGCATATTTTAAGTAAATATTTTATTAACAAAGATTTTAAACTTCTAGATGTCGGTTGTGGAACAGGACGAACAACGTTTGCTTTAGTAGAAAAAGGTTACAACGACATTATTGGAGTCGACATTTCTAAAAATATGATTGATACAGCTAAATATCTTTCTGAAAATTATGAAACTAAACCTATTTTTGAAGTTGCTGATGCATCAAATTTGAGATATGAAGATAATACTTTTCACTATGCGTTATTTTCATTCAACGGTTGACCTGGTATACCAAATGAGAGCTCTAGAATTAAATCATTAAACGAAATATATAGAGTCTTGAAACCGGAAGGAATTTTTATTTTTTCAACTATACTAAGAAATGATGAGAATTATATAAAACCTAGTAGTGATGTAATTCAAAAATGTACCGAATTTAACATTGAAAAATATGGTGATCATATATTTTTAAATGAAGATAATTTATGTGATTTTATGCATTTATACACTTACGATGAGTTAATTGAAATACTTCATCAAACAAATTTTAAAATAATTGAGATTATTGATAGAGATAAAAACTTCATAGAAAGTTTTAAAGTAAAAGAATTTGCAAATAATACTCATTTTATTATTTTGAAAAAATAA
- the rplQ gene encoding 50S ribosomal protein L17, with the protein MANPKQIYSRNTKWRNGVMRSLTSELFANGHLTTTLTRAKELRKHAEKMITKAKNPTLANVRVITSYVRPITVKNSDKKVYKHLIDTIAPKYKERQGGYTRIIKLPKRLGDNTRMAIIELVD; encoded by the coding sequence ATGGCTAATCCAAAACAAATTTATTCACGTAATACAAAATGAAGAAACGGTGTGATGCGTTCACTTACAAGTGAATTATTCGCAAACGGTCACTTAACAACAACTTTAACAAGAGCTAAAGAATTAAGAAAACATGCTGAAAAAATGATTACTAAAGCAAAAAACCCTACATTAGCTAATGTCCGTGTAATTACAAGTTATGTAAGACCTATTACTGTTAAAAATTCAGACAAAAAAGTTTACAAACACTTAATTGACACTATTGCACCAAAATACAAAGAAAGACAAGGTGGTTACACAAGAATTATCAAATTACCTAAACGTCTTGGTGACAATACAAGAATGGCAATTATTGAACTTGTAGATTAA
- a CDS encoding DNA-directed RNA polymerase subunit alpha: MEKMKPLSYRKKPEFRVVSDNEVTFILEGLERGFGRTLGVALRRMILSSMPTLAPFSVRIEGVEFHYKPLKDVTEDVLSLIMNLREVRFTYSPSVVADDEIVRVTLKSNEIGQVTAKSMEVSNPGVKIINPNQYIATVNSADALNVELFLRVGRGYMTEEENKAYINDKDLKSKLETDIKRAEFLAVDSNFAPIKTVSYEVRELNSASTKIEEALEFKVVTNGSITAKEAVKYASEMLIGLFAVIGDVENMEDIQIFEEPKVEEPQQIEDDLDITQLGLSVRSLNALKKSGKKKLSQVAEMRYEELEGIKNLGKKSVQEIIEKLEEHGLQLKEGEE; encoded by the coding sequence ATGGAAAAAATGAAACCATTATCATATAGAAAAAAACCAGAATTTAGAGTTGTTTCAGACAATGAAGTAACATTTATATTAGAAGGACTAGAAAGAGGTTTTGGTAGAACTTTAGGTGTTGCACTTAGAAGAATGATTTTATCAAGTATGCCTACTCTAGCACCATTTAGTGTAAGAATTGAAGGCGTAGAATTTCACTACAAACCACTTAAAGATGTTACTGAAGATGTTCTATCATTAATAATGAACCTAAGAGAAGTTCGTTTTACATACTCACCATCTGTTGTTGCTGACGATGAAATTGTTAGAGTTACACTTAAATCAAATGAAATTGGTCAAGTTACAGCTAAATCAATGGAAGTAAGCAACCCAGGTGTTAAAATCATCAATCCAAATCAATACATAGCAACTGTAAACTCAGCTGATGCGTTAAATGTTGAATTATTCCTTCGTGTAGGTCGTGGATACATGACAGAAGAAGAAAATAAAGCATACATCAACGATAAAGATTTAAAATCAAAACTTGAAACAGATATCAAACGTGCTGAATTTTTAGCAGTTGATTCAAATTTTGCTCCAATCAAAACTGTAAGTTATGAAGTTAGAGAATTAAACTCTGCTTCAACTAAAATAGAAGAAGCTTTAGAATTTAAAGTTGTTACAAACGGTTCAATTACAGCTAAAGAAGCAGTTAAATATGCATCAGAAATGTTAATTGGATTATTTGCAGTTATTGGTGATGTTGAAAATATGGAAGATATTCAAATTTTTGAAGAACCAAAAGTAGAAGAACCACAACAAATAGAAGATGATTTAGATATTACACAACTTGGACTATCAGTTCGTTCATTAAACGCTCTTAAGAAAAGCGGTAAGAAAAAACTTAGTCAAGTTGCTGAGATGAGATATGAAGAACTTGAAGGAATTAAGAACTTAGGTAAGAAATCTGTACAAGAAATTATCGAAAAACTTGAAGAACATGGTTTACAATTAAAAGAGGGAGAAGAATAA
- the rpsK gene encoding 30S ribosomal protein S11 — protein MARKTKKKNIVSGVAHIHSTNQNTIVTFADENGNVIAWSSAGSIGYKGTKKKTPYAAGLAAQAAAEAAKEHGIKTVKVELKGLGAGKDAARKQIEVAGITVTEVKDVTPVPHNGTRPPKRILKRERAKK, from the coding sequence ATGGCTCGTAAAACTAAAAAGAAAAATATTGTTAGTGGTGTAGCACACATACATTCTACAAACCAAAATACCATTGTTACATTTGCTGATGAAAATGGTAATGTTATTGCTTGATCTTCTGCAGGAAGCATTGGATACAAAGGTACAAAGAAAAAAACTCCATATGCTGCAGGTTTAGCAGCTCAAGCAGCAGCAGAAGCTGCTAAAGAACACGGAATTAAAACAGTTAAAGTTGAATTAAAAGGTTTAGGTGCTGGTAAAGATGCAGCTAGAAAACAAATCGAAGTTGCAGGAATCACAGTTACAGAAGTTAAAGATGTAACACCAGTTCCACACAACGGTACAAGACCACCAAAAAGAATTTTAAAACGTGAACGTGCTAAAAAATAA
- the rpsM gene encoding 30S ribosomal protein S13 — protein sequence MARILNVEIPNDKRVVISLTYIYGIGKSTAQDICAQAGIDENARVKDLQEDQLSKIREIAKNYVTEGDLRREVTLNIKRLMEIKSYRGIRHRKGLPVRGQSTQKNARTRKGPRKTVAGKKGK from the coding sequence ATGGCTAGAATTTTAAACGTTGAAATTCCAAATGATAAACGTGTTGTTATATCACTTACATACATATATGGAATTGGTAAATCAACAGCACAAGATATTTGTGCACAAGCTGGAATTGATGAAAACGCAAGAGTAAAAGACTTACAAGAAGATCAATTATCTAAAATTCGTGAAATCGCTAAAAATTATGTAACAGAAGGTGATTTACGTAGAGAAGTAACATTAAACATTAAACGTTTAATGGAAATTAAAAGCTACCGTGGGATAAGACACCGTAAAGGGTTACCTGTACGTGGACAATCTACACAAAAAAATGCGCGTACACGTAAAGGTCCAAGAAAAACAGTAGCAGGAAAGAAAGGTAAATAA
- the rpmJ gene encoding 50S ribosomal protein L36 gives MKVRASVKKICKDCKIIKRRGINRVICVQPKHKQRQG, from the coding sequence ATGAAAGTTAGAGCAAGTGTTAAAAAAATCTGTAAAGATTGTAAAATTATTAAACGTAGAGGAATTAACCGTGTAATTTGTGTTCAACCGAAACACAAACAAAGACAAGGTTAA
- the infA gene encoding translation initiation factor IF-1: MKIKAVVKEAHTTDLYTVELENGLTIKAHISGKMRVNHIRILPGDTVDVEMSPYDLTQGRIVYRHK; the protein is encoded by the coding sequence TTAAAAATAAAAGCTGTTGTAAAAGAAGCTCATACAACAGATTTATATACTGTTGAACTTGAAAATGGTTTAACAATTAAAGCTCACATTTCTGGAAAAATGAGAGTTAATCATATTAGAATTTTACCAGGTGATACAGTTGATGTCGAAATGAGTCCTTACGACTTAACTCAAGGTCGTATTGTGTATCGTCATAAATAA
- the map gene encoding type I methionyl aminopeptidase produces MIQILKENEIKKITKSCQILAEVKQVLWDFIRPGVSLEEIDQLACKEIEKRGAKLAFKGLYGFPATACISVNEELIHGIPSKRILKNGDLVSVDLGCVWDGYYSDSAFTKGVGKISELDQKLIDVAKGAFEAGVAAIKPGARVGDISYAVGRYIRKNKLYTPSEFCGHGIGKKLHQDPDVFNSGRAGTGPLLKDGMVICIEPMITQSKNIYIKNDGWTVVSEDGTNTAHYEHTVLIKNGKGVILTKGI; encoded by the coding sequence ATGATTCAAATTTTAAAAGAAAATGAAATAAAAAAAATTACTAAAAGTTGTCAAATCTTGGCAGAAGTTAAACAAGTACTTTGAGACTTTATAAGACCAGGGGTTTCTTTAGAAGAGATTGATCAATTAGCTTGTAAAGAAATTGAGAAAAGGGGAGCAAAATTAGCCTTCAAAGGTTTATATGGTTTCCCCGCTACAGCTTGTATATCTGTAAACGAAGAATTGATCCATGGTATTCCATCAAAAAGAATTTTAAAAAACGGAGATTTAGTCAGTGTAGATCTCGGTTGTGTTTGAGATGGATATTATAGTGATAGTGCTTTCACTAAAGGTGTTGGCAAAATATCAGAACTAGACCAAAAATTAATCGATGTAGCAAAAGGTGCTTTTGAAGCAGGTGTCGCAGCTATAAAACCAGGAGCACGTGTAGGAGATATTTCCTATGCAGTTGGTCGTTACATTAGAAAAAACAAATTATATACACCATCCGAATTTTGCGGTCATGGTATTGGTAAAAAATTACACCAAGATCCAGATGTTTTTAATTCAGGGCGTGCAGGAACCGGTCCACTATTAAAAGACGGAATGGTAATTTGCATTGAGCCTATGATAACTCAATCAAAAAATATTTATATTAAGAATGATGGTTGAACAGTTGTTAGTGAAGATGGAACCAATACAGCTCACTATGAACATACTGTTTTAATTAAAAACGGAAAAGGTGTTATTCTTACGAAAGGAATTTAA
- a CDS encoding nucleoside monophosphate kinase produces the protein MITKNLIFMGQPGAGKGTVAELITKQTNLVHLSTGNIFRSEIKNKTPLGLKVQEYVNSGGYVPDEITNEIVFNAINKLKNEGKYFILDGYPRTVQQAEFLKSLDGFEFNVVEIRVSQEVVLERLGGRRTCSVCGTGYHVKFKPSKVPGKCDLEGADLIIRNDDTEEKIVNRLKIYEEQTKPLLDYYKGLNELKVVDGSPSPEEVTKKVLGIL, from the coding sequence GTGATAACAAAAAACTTAATTTTTATGGGTCAACCCGGTGCCGGAAAAGGTACAGTAGCAGAATTGATAACAAAACAGACTAATTTAGTTCACTTATCAACTGGAAATATTTTTAGGTCAGAAATAAAAAATAAAACACCATTAGGCTTAAAAGTTCAAGAATATGTTAATTCAGGTGGTTATGTACCAGATGAAATAACAAATGAAATAGTATTTAATGCTATTAACAAATTAAAAAATGAAGGTAAATATTTTATTTTAGATGGATACCCAAGAACAGTACAACAAGCTGAATTCTTAAAAAGTTTAGATGGCTTTGAATTTAATGTTGTTGAAATTAGAGTATCTCAAGAAGTTGTATTAGAACGTCTTGGAGGAAGAAGAACTTGTTCTGTTTGTGGAACTGGATACCATGTTAAATTTAAACCAAGTAAAGTTCCTGGAAAATGTGACTTAGAAGGTGCTGATTTAATAATAAGAAATGATGACACCGAAGAAAAAATAGTTAATAGATTAAAAATTTATGAAGAACAAACAAAACCATTATTAGACTACTATAAAGGTCTAAACGAATTAAAAGTAGTTGATGGTAGTCCTTCACCTGAGGAAGTGACAAAAAAAGTTCTTGGAATTTTATAA